The Calliphora vicina chromosome 3, idCalVici1.1, whole genome shotgun sequence genome contains a region encoding:
- the Chro gene encoding putative uncharacterized protein DDB_G0268364 isoform X1, producing the protein MVGREITPTEIGKHSKLIKNAQEEMATIDVLVCGRCLTVFHFVEEFKQHKLKPCYKENNNVRECNDTKPKIWAFLLWKATQLNNNKDNNVSSPNSWALYQTWVKMEETLRETWIVAGRTIQSFAKVSQGNLQEMPVKITKTVVNNSADGASPGRKPLAQTKPQVANLKPPNKIIPSSNNSTADSENETSPMKSPLSSNATQKITKKPITAPQLPTSKPLAATTTPAAANTPAKPLTRRAKRSIPNSEEVVEENVEKIVAKRFNPRRRMHEYLVKWENRSLEQNTWEPASHLENVPHLLETFEKQLARQKETRAALQAKQQAAAAAANAPKPLEVNKTLETEANKPQLASPSERPQRSSKTKAMDQVKQWVAGTNSSAANSPSSELTQHQENEKDWPMNTSTGSNRPAGGIKRKLDDSDYNDSNASDVPPSTTNTMEDFEENLIPLNTLKKMKYGNAVSVEVKTKIDNNKQIKVNGSASGRTEGLPNSAEVIITQDSNASGVVKKPGFNGSTMNLKSEAQIRVLSKGEAAVSNSGIVRVGSVTESSDTLSPTPITQPAIAAVVAEPKPQIQTRTQHVRTISTPAGGRATPTQAGRQVVQQQIVRTPSGTTIQRKTVPVGASTPVQRSGMPSRTVTQTSPSSGRMIIPRQGASNVASNNQRVAQQSKAVTPEQKILQLSKSGDLKVTKKVMTRDDVVAQRQQHQQQQQQRQRQQSQVHIQKVQQLTGPAQRSSAPIAQRKQSQQHVQQQIVQQQEEEPQHQAQLCPITGNIIGQEDQQQQQSGGVLQTQLVTEHHQQQQQLHNLLHQEQQQQQQQQQQQQQQQQLHDIDPNLLLTQDQMLTNEDGTPLLVTGEDGTVYQVAGKNAEGQTILVTQGPDGEQQFAYVAAAEGENENQVLTLDNAVAEAVAQLPAEQQAEALAAAAGDGSGGQYLVKTTQEDGTTQVVTMTEAELAQHQALAAAQQQQQQQQIAVQAANAQPGATSQLCIQTGDGSDGQEANIPAEVVQADLPSPGGTRRVVLLLQDGTFMMTEMHDDEFKALNIAA; encoded by the exons ATGGTTGGGCGAGAAATAACTCCTACCGAAATCGGCAAACActctaaattaataaaaa atgCCCAAGAGGAAATGGCCACCATAGATGTTTTAGTGTGTGGTCGCTGTTTAACAGTTTTCCACTTTGTGGAGGAGTTTAAACAACATAAACTAAAGCCCTGCTACAAGGAAAACAATAATGTACGTGAATGTAATGATACAAAACCCAAAATTTGGGCCTTTTTACTATGGAAGGCTACCCAGTTGAATAATAACAAAGACAACAATGTATCAAGTCCAAATTCGTGGGCTCTATATCAGACATGGGTTAAAATGGAGGAAACTTTAAGAGAGACCTGGATAGTAGCTGGTCGTACCATACAGTCATTTGCTAAAGTATCACAAGGAAATCTACAAGAAATGCctgtaaaaataacaaaaactgtgGTGAATAACTCTGCCGATGGAGCATCTCCAGGCAGAA aACCATTAGCTCAAACTAAACCACAAGTAGCAAATTTAAAACCTCCTAATAAAATTATACCATCCAGTAATAATTCCACAGCCGATTCGGAAAATGAAACATCACCTATGAAATCTCCTTTATCCAGTAATGCCACTCAAAAGATTACCAAAAAGCCCATAACAGCGCCTCAACTACCAACCAGCAAACCTTTAGCAGCTACCACAACACCAGCAGCAGCAAATACACCAGCTAAACCTTTAAC ACGTCGTGCCAAACGCTCCATACCCAACAGCGAGGAAGTGGTTGAAgaaaatgtggaaaaaattGTGGCCAAACGTTTTAATCCACGACGACGTATGCATGAATATTTGGTTAAATGGGAAAATCGCAGTTTGGAACAAAATACTTGGGAACCCGCATCTCACTTAGAAAATGTTCCTCATCTTTTGGAAACCTTTGAAAAACAGTTGGCCCGCCAAAAGGAAACTCGTGCTGCTTTGCAGGCCAAACAACAGGCCGCAGCAGCCGCTGCTAATGCACCCAAACCTTTAGAAGTCAATAAGACTTTAGAAAccg AAGCCAATAAGCCACAATTGGCATCTCCCTCCGAAAGACCACAACGCTCATCAAAAACCAAGGCTATGGATCAAGTTAAACAGTGGGTGGCCGGTACCAACAGTTCGGCGGCAAATTCCCCCAGTTCCGAGTTAACTCAGCACCAGGAAAATGAAAAAGATTGGCCTATGAACACCAGCACAGGTTCGAATCGTCCAGCGGGCGGCATTAAACGTAAACTAGATGACTCGGATTATAATGATTCAAATGCAAGTGATGTGCCACCCTCCACCACCAATACCATGGAAGATTTTGAAGAAAACCTAATACCGCTTAATACTctaaagaaaatgaaatatgGCAATGCTGTATCGGTAGAAGTTAAAACGAAAATCGATAAT AATAAACAAATCAAAGTTAATGGCTCGGCCTCTGGACGCACTGAAGGCCTACCAAATTCAGCTGAGGTAATTATAACACAAGATTCAAATGCGTCTGGTGTTGTAAAGAAACCAGGATTTAACGGCAGTACTATG AACCTAAAATCTGAAGCTCAAATACGTGTTTTATCCAAAGGTGAAGCTGCTGTTTCAAATTCGGGTATAGTGCGCGTAGGTTCGGTCACCGAAAGCAGTGATACACTCTCTCCAACCCCAATAACACAGCCAGCTATAGCTGCCGTAGTGGCAGAACCCAAACCACAAATTCAAACAAGAACACAACATGTTCGCACTATTAGTACACCGGCTGGCGGACGTGCAACACCCACTCAGGCCGGTCGACAAGTGGTGCAGCAACAAATCGTACGTACACCCAGTGGTACAACCATTCAACGCAAAACTGTGCCAGTGGGTGCCTCAACACCAGTTCAACGTTCTGGTATGCCATCGCGCACTGTAACCCAAACATCACCGTCATCGGGACGCATGATTATACCGCGTCAGGGTGCCTCCAACGTGGCCAGCAACAACCAACGAGTTGCTCAACAAAGCAAAGCAGTTACACCGGAACAAAAAATCTTGCAGCTATCCAAGTCGGGCGACCTAAAGGTTACCAAGAAGGTTATGACTCGGGATGATGTTGTAGCCCAACGgcaacaacatcagcagcaacaacagcaacgacAGAGGCAACAGTCCCAAGTACATATACAAAAGGTGCAACAGCTAACAGGTCCAGCTCAACGCAGCAGTGCGCCCATAGCTCAAAGAAAACAATCGCAGCAACATGTACAGCAACAAATAGTGCAGCAACAGGAGGAAGAGCCACAACATCAAGCCCAATTGTGTCCAATTACCGGCAATATAATCGGCCAAGAAgatcagcagcaacaacaaagtgGTGGCGTTTTGCAAACACAATTGGTAACAGAAcatcatcagcagcaacagcagctaCACAATTTACTGCATCaagagcagcagcagcaacaacaacaacaacaacagcagcagcagcaacaacaattacaTGATATCGATCCTAACCTGTTGCTCACCCAAGATCAAATGCTTACCAACGAAGATGGCACACCTCTACTGGTAACCGGCGAAGATGGCACCGTCTATCAAGTTGCTGGCAAAAATGCCGAAGGTCAAACAATACTCGTAACACAGGGACCCGATGGTGAACAACAATTCGCTTACGTGGCAGCTGCTGAAGGTGAAAATGAAAATCAAGTACTTACGCTCGACAATGCTGTAGCCGAAGCGGTAGCCCAATTACCAGCCGAACAACAAGCTGAAGCTCTGGCAGCGGCAGCGGGTGACGGCAGTGGTGGTCAGTATTTGGTTAAGACCACACAAGAAGATGGCACCACTCAAGTGGTGACCATGACAGAAGCTGAACTAGCCCAGCACCAGGCATTGGCTGCAgcccaacaacagcagcagcagcaacaaattgCAGTGCAAG
- the Chro gene encoding putative uncharacterized protein DDB_G0271606 isoform X2 gives MVGREITPTEIGKHSKLIKNAQEEMATIDVLVCGRCLTVFHFVEEFKQHKLKPCYKENNNVRECNDTKPKIWAFLLWKATQLNNNKDNNVSSPNSWALYQTWVKMEETLRETWIVAGRTIQSFAKVSQGNLQEMPVKITKTVVNNSADGASPGRKPLAQTKPQVANLKPPNKIIPSSNNSTADSENETSPMKSPLSSNATQKITKKPITAPQLPTSKPLAATTTPAAANTPAKPLTRRAKRSIPNSEEVVEENVEKIVAKRFNPRRRMHEYLVKWENRSLEQNTWEPASHLENVPHLLETFEKQLARQKETRAALQAKQQAAAAAANAPKPLEVNKTLETEANKPQLASPSERPQRSSKTKAMDQVKQWVAGTNSSAANSPSSELTQHQENEKDWPMNTSTGSNRPAGGIKRKLDDSDYNDSNASDVPPSTTNTMEDFEENLIPLNTLKKMKYGNAVSVEVKTKIDNNLKSEAQIRVLSKGEAAVSNSGIVRVGSVTESSDTLSPTPITQPAIAAVVAEPKPQIQTRTQHVRTISTPAGGRATPTQAGRQVVQQQIVRTPSGTTIQRKTVPVGASTPVQRSGMPSRTVTQTSPSSGRMIIPRQGASNVASNNQRVAQQSKAVTPEQKILQLSKSGDLKVTKKVMTRDDVVAQRQQHQQQQQQRQRQQSQVHIQKVQQLTGPAQRSSAPIAQRKQSQQHVQQQIVQQQEEEPQHQAQLCPITGNIIGQEDQQQQQSGGVLQTQLVTEHHQQQQQLHNLLHQEQQQQQQQQQQQQQQQQLHDIDPNLLLTQDQMLTNEDGTPLLVTGEDGTVYQVAGKNAEGQTILVTQGPDGEQQFAYVAAAEGENENQVLTLDNAVAEAVAQLPAEQQAEALAAAAGDGSGGQYLVKTTQEDGTTQVVTMTEAELAQHQALAAAQQQQQQQQIAVQAANAQPGATSQLCIQTGDGSDGQEANIPAEVVQADLPSPGGTRRVVLLLQDGTFMMTEMHDDEFKALNIAA, from the exons ATGGTTGGGCGAGAAATAACTCCTACCGAAATCGGCAAACActctaaattaataaaaa atgCCCAAGAGGAAATGGCCACCATAGATGTTTTAGTGTGTGGTCGCTGTTTAACAGTTTTCCACTTTGTGGAGGAGTTTAAACAACATAAACTAAAGCCCTGCTACAAGGAAAACAATAATGTACGTGAATGTAATGATACAAAACCCAAAATTTGGGCCTTTTTACTATGGAAGGCTACCCAGTTGAATAATAACAAAGACAACAATGTATCAAGTCCAAATTCGTGGGCTCTATATCAGACATGGGTTAAAATGGAGGAAACTTTAAGAGAGACCTGGATAGTAGCTGGTCGTACCATACAGTCATTTGCTAAAGTATCACAAGGAAATCTACAAGAAATGCctgtaaaaataacaaaaactgtgGTGAATAACTCTGCCGATGGAGCATCTCCAGGCAGAA aACCATTAGCTCAAACTAAACCACAAGTAGCAAATTTAAAACCTCCTAATAAAATTATACCATCCAGTAATAATTCCACAGCCGATTCGGAAAATGAAACATCACCTATGAAATCTCCTTTATCCAGTAATGCCACTCAAAAGATTACCAAAAAGCCCATAACAGCGCCTCAACTACCAACCAGCAAACCTTTAGCAGCTACCACAACACCAGCAGCAGCAAATACACCAGCTAAACCTTTAAC ACGTCGTGCCAAACGCTCCATACCCAACAGCGAGGAAGTGGTTGAAgaaaatgtggaaaaaattGTGGCCAAACGTTTTAATCCACGACGACGTATGCATGAATATTTGGTTAAATGGGAAAATCGCAGTTTGGAACAAAATACTTGGGAACCCGCATCTCACTTAGAAAATGTTCCTCATCTTTTGGAAACCTTTGAAAAACAGTTGGCCCGCCAAAAGGAAACTCGTGCTGCTTTGCAGGCCAAACAACAGGCCGCAGCAGCCGCTGCTAATGCACCCAAACCTTTAGAAGTCAATAAGACTTTAGAAAccg AAGCCAATAAGCCACAATTGGCATCTCCCTCCGAAAGACCACAACGCTCATCAAAAACCAAGGCTATGGATCAAGTTAAACAGTGGGTGGCCGGTACCAACAGTTCGGCGGCAAATTCCCCCAGTTCCGAGTTAACTCAGCACCAGGAAAATGAAAAAGATTGGCCTATGAACACCAGCACAGGTTCGAATCGTCCAGCGGGCGGCATTAAACGTAAACTAGATGACTCGGATTATAATGATTCAAATGCAAGTGATGTGCCACCCTCCACCACCAATACCATGGAAGATTTTGAAGAAAACCTAATACCGCTTAATACTctaaagaaaatgaaatatgGCAATGCTGTATCGGTAGAAGTTAAAACGAAAATCGATAAT AACCTAAAATCTGAAGCTCAAATACGTGTTTTATCCAAAGGTGAAGCTGCTGTTTCAAATTCGGGTATAGTGCGCGTAGGTTCGGTCACCGAAAGCAGTGATACACTCTCTCCAACCCCAATAACACAGCCAGCTATAGCTGCCGTAGTGGCAGAACCCAAACCACAAATTCAAACAAGAACACAACATGTTCGCACTATTAGTACACCGGCTGGCGGACGTGCAACACCCACTCAGGCCGGTCGACAAGTGGTGCAGCAACAAATCGTACGTACACCCAGTGGTACAACCATTCAACGCAAAACTGTGCCAGTGGGTGCCTCAACACCAGTTCAACGTTCTGGTATGCCATCGCGCACTGTAACCCAAACATCACCGTCATCGGGACGCATGATTATACCGCGTCAGGGTGCCTCCAACGTGGCCAGCAACAACCAACGAGTTGCTCAACAAAGCAAAGCAGTTACACCGGAACAAAAAATCTTGCAGCTATCCAAGTCGGGCGACCTAAAGGTTACCAAGAAGGTTATGACTCGGGATGATGTTGTAGCCCAACGgcaacaacatcagcagcaacaacagcaacgacAGAGGCAACAGTCCCAAGTACATATACAAAAGGTGCAACAGCTAACAGGTCCAGCTCAACGCAGCAGTGCGCCCATAGCTCAAAGAAAACAATCGCAGCAACATGTACAGCAACAAATAGTGCAGCAACAGGAGGAAGAGCCACAACATCAAGCCCAATTGTGTCCAATTACCGGCAATATAATCGGCCAAGAAgatcagcagcaacaacaaagtgGTGGCGTTTTGCAAACACAATTGGTAACAGAAcatcatcagcagcaacagcagctaCACAATTTACTGCATCaagagcagcagcagcaacaacaacaacaacaacagcagcagcagcaacaacaattacaTGATATCGATCCTAACCTGTTGCTCACCCAAGATCAAATGCTTACCAACGAAGATGGCACACCTCTACTGGTAACCGGCGAAGATGGCACCGTCTATCAAGTTGCTGGCAAAAATGCCGAAGGTCAAACAATACTCGTAACACAGGGACCCGATGGTGAACAACAATTCGCTTACGTGGCAGCTGCTGAAGGTGAAAATGAAAATCAAGTACTTACGCTCGACAATGCTGTAGCCGAAGCGGTAGCCCAATTACCAGCCGAACAACAAGCTGAAGCTCTGGCAGCGGCAGCGGGTGACGGCAGTGGTGGTCAGTATTTGGTTAAGACCACACAAGAAGATGGCACCACTCAAGTGGTGACCATGACAGAAGCTGAACTAGCCCAGCACCAGGCATTGGCTGCAgcccaacaacagcagcagcagcaacaaattgCAGTGCAAG
- the Ssl1 gene encoding general transcription factor IIH subunit 2 has translation MEHGEEEDPKEYRWETGYEKTWEAIKEDDDGLLDSAIAELIQKAKRKRQQQKTMQNKLGMMRHMYLILDCSESMSVPDLKPTRLLCTLKLLEVFIEEFFDQNPISQMGLIVLKSKRAEKITDLTGTAKLHLKALEGLKKVNLTGEPSLQNGLDLALKTLKVVPSHASREILIIMGSLTTCDPIDITQTIETLKQEGIRCSVISLSAEIHVCRYLTSQTNGTYGAVLDDSHYRDQLLSQVDPPPAAQMQENSLIKMGFPHAKQDEGKDPPLSMCMCHIENSEEPSKLTSVGFYCPQCFSKYCELPVECQTCGLTLVSAPHLARSYHHLFPVQHFTELVYNGQAAVCYACQKPLTEAADKNVYRCESCSQIYCIDCDIFIHETLHICVGCNTIPGVAAQVHARKPQAPPPGMMMVGSSLGQRF, from the exons ATGGAACATGGTGAGGAGGAAGATCCAAAGGAATACCGCTGGGAAACCGGCTATGAAAAAACAtg GGAGGCCATCAAGGAAGATGATGATGGTCTATTGGACAGTGCCATTGCTGAGCTTATACAAAAAGCGAAGCGCAAAAGGCAACAACAAAAGACCATGCAAAATAAATTGGGAATGATGCGCCATATGTATTTGATATTAGACTGTTCGGAATCCATGTCCGTGCCGGATTTAAAACCCACCCGTTTATTATGCACTCTTAAG CTGTTGGAGGTATTCATTGAGGAATTTTTCGATCAAAATCCCATAAGTCAAATGGGTTTAATAGTGCTGAAAAGCAAACGAGCAGAAAAGATTACCGATTTGACGGGAACAGCTAAATTGCATCTTAAAGCCTTGGAGGG tttaaaaaaagtaaatctcACCGGTGAACCTTCTTTGCAAAATGGCTTGGATTTGGCtttgaaaactttaaaagtaGTACCCTCACATGCCTCACGAGAAATTTTAATCATTATGGGTTCTCTAACCACCTGCGACCCCATTGATATTACCCAAACCATAGAAACCCTAAAGCAGGAGGGCATTCGATGTTCAGTAATTTCGTTATCGGCCGAAATCCATGTCTGCCGCTATTTAACTTCACAAACGAATGGCACTTATGGCGCCGTTTTAGATGACAGCCACTATCGTGATCAACTTTTATCACAGGTTGATCCACCACCAGCTGCCCAGATGCAAGAAAATTCTCTCATCAAAATGGGCTTTCCTCATGCCAAGCAAGATGAGGGCAAAGATCCGCCCCTTTCTATGTGCATGTGTCACATAGAAAATAGCGAAGAGCCTAGCAAACTTACCTCGGTGGGTTTTTATTGTCCTCAGTGTTTTAGTAAATATTGTGAATTGCCTGTCGAGTGTCAAACTTGTGGTTTGACCTTAGTTTCTGCACCGCATTTGGCCCGTTCATACCATCATCTCTTCCCCGTGCAACATTTCACCGAATTGGTGTATAATGGCCAGGCTGCCGTTTGTTATGCTTGCCAAAAGCCCTTAACTGAAGCCGCCGATAAAAATGTCTATCGCTGTGAGTCTTGTTCGCAAATTTATTGCATTGAttgtgatattttcatacaCGAGACTTTACACATTTGTGTGGGTTGTAATACTATACCCGGAGTGGCTGCCCAAGTACATGCTAGGAAACCTCAAGCCCCACCGCCAGGTATGATGATGGTGGGTTCATCTTTGGGTCAAcgtttttaa